Proteins encoded in a region of the Haloglomus salinum genome:
- a CDS encoding type IV pilin yields MLFDQVGCGLGSSAADDARGGSRGQSEVIGAILTVAIVVILGALVGQYVFGLDIIQAGEQNVGPQISFDTTVESNDDLTIEHQSGSSAETSELTISSDSGTILDSQQLKNKVDEEWTASESITISNTNPNLKPGETVRIIWESSTTGDSTVILKYEYTP; encoded by the coding sequence ATGCTATTCGACCAGGTGGGGTGCGGACTGGGGTCCAGCGCGGCCGACGACGCCCGGGGTGGGAGTCGGGGACAGTCCGAGGTTATCGGCGCCATCCTGACCGTCGCAATCGTCGTCATACTCGGCGCGCTGGTTGGACAGTACGTGTTCGGACTCGATATCATCCAGGCCGGCGAGCAGAACGTCGGCCCGCAGATCAGTTTCGACACGACGGTGGAGAGCAATGACGACCTCACGATCGAGCACCAGAGCGGAAGCAGTGCTGAAACGAGTGAGCTGACCATCTCTTCCGACTCGGGGACGATTCTCGATAGTCAGCAACTCAAGAACAAGGTAGACGAGGAATGGACTGCCAGCGAGTCGATAACAATCTCCAACACGAACCCGAACCTGAAGCCGGGCGAGACCGTCCGCATCATCTGGGAATCCTCGACTACCGGCGACAGCACTGTCATCCTCAAGTACGAGTACACGCCCTGA
- a CDS encoding DUF7109 family protein produces MSGDDGEGDGADGSGDAADERLDLSLDEAAGVADLFGGLTRTELTEALQELAFRRGVEPPPEERIDQVVRAYALVEYPRDDEGDTPDAEPLLVPGPSAFPTLPEGAADLPHILDIESRAVDRERLGRAVEERFRGEVARAVADEDEVLVGRLLDVSYDLETWGPVELGDLRERLDAVRE; encoded by the coding sequence ATGAGCGGCGACGACGGCGAGGGAGACGGGGCTGACGGCTCGGGCGACGCTGCGGACGAGCGCCTCGACCTCTCGCTGGACGAGGCCGCAGGCGTCGCCGACCTGTTCGGCGGACTCACGCGGACGGAGCTGACCGAGGCGCTGCAGGAACTCGCCTTCCGCCGGGGTGTCGAACCGCCGCCCGAGGAGCGCATCGACCAGGTCGTCCGGGCGTACGCGCTGGTCGAGTACCCGCGCGACGACGAGGGTGACACGCCCGACGCCGAGCCCCTCCTCGTCCCGGGACCGTCGGCCTTCCCGACGCTCCCGGAGGGCGCCGCCGACCTGCCACACATCCTCGATATCGAGTCGCGGGCGGTCGACCGCGAGCGGCTGGGACGGGCCGTCGAGGAGCGGTTCCGCGGCGAGGTGGCCCGGGCGGTCGCGGACGAGGACGAGGTGCTGGTCGGACGGCTGCTGGACGTGAGCTACGACCTCGAGACGTGGGGGCCGGTCGAGTTGGGGGACCTGCGCGAGCGGCTGGACGCGGTCAGGGAGTAG
- a CDS encoding glycosyl transferase family 2: protein MEYVQERVTTLHDFTDPVPDAPVDDAAVVVPMTEREHASLAAERVMTALEDVAPERVVIALRAEAERVPAVRAWLDSFDLTVETLWCDGPRLGELLASEGLNGRRGKGRDVWLALGRAAESDYVAVHDADASTYSRAHVPRLLFPLAHGFQFSKGYYARVENRRLYGRLFRLFYAPLVRALNDSHDAAVLDYLGAFRYALAGEFAATSDVIRSLHVQRGWGLEVGTLGDAFHAAGLDGSAQVDLGLHEHDHRAVSGPAGLSTMADEVGAALLRAVEDGGVTPDYETLPARYRDAADGFVDAYATDAAFNGLEYDRAGEREQVESYADSIAPPGEDTRLPPWNEAPVTTAEVAEAVRADLDAAAEEHV from the coding sequence ATGGAGTACGTCCAGGAGCGGGTGACGACGCTCCACGATTTCACGGACCCCGTCCCCGACGCGCCCGTCGACGACGCCGCCGTGGTCGTGCCGATGACCGAGCGCGAACACGCCAGCCTCGCCGCCGAGCGCGTCATGACGGCGCTGGAGGACGTGGCGCCCGAGCGGGTCGTCATCGCCCTTCGTGCGGAGGCCGAGCGCGTCCCCGCCGTCCGTGCGTGGCTGGACTCGTTCGACCTCACCGTCGAGACGCTCTGGTGCGACGGCCCCCGCCTCGGCGAGTTGCTGGCCAGCGAGGGGCTGAACGGCCGCCGCGGGAAGGGCCGGGACGTGTGGCTGGCGCTGGGCCGGGCCGCCGAATCCGACTACGTGGCCGTCCACGACGCCGACGCCTCCACCTACAGCAGGGCGCACGTCCCGCGGCTCCTGTTCCCGCTGGCCCACGGGTTCCAGTTCTCGAAGGGGTACTACGCCCGCGTCGAGAACCGGCGGCTGTACGGCCGGCTGTTCCGGTTGTTCTACGCGCCGCTCGTCCGAGCACTGAACGATAGCCACGACGCCGCGGTTCTCGACTACCTCGGCGCGTTCCGGTACGCGCTGGCCGGGGAGTTCGCCGCGACGAGCGATGTCATCCGCTCGCTGCACGTCCAGCGCGGCTGGGGCCTCGAGGTGGGCACGCTCGGCGACGCCTTCCACGCCGCAGGGCTCGACGGCAGCGCCCAGGTCGACCTCGGCCTGCACGAACACGACCACCGCGCGGTGTCGGGCCCGGCCGGGCTGTCGACGATGGCCGACGAGGTCGGGGCGGCGCTGCTGCGGGCCGTCGAGGACGGCGGGGTGACCCCCGACTACGAGACGCTCCCGGCCCGCTACCGCGACGCGGCCGACGGATTCGTCGACGCGTACGCCACCGACGCCGCGTTCAACGGGCTCGAGTACGACCGTGCCGGCGAGCGCGAGCAGGTCGAATCGTACGCCGACAGCATCGCGCCACCCGGCGAGGACACCCGGCTCCCGCCGTGGAACGAGGCGCCGGTGACCACGGCGGAGGTCGCCGAGGCCGTCCGTGCCGACCTCGATGCCGCCGCGGAGGAACACGTATGA